Genomic DNA from Hordeum vulgare subsp. vulgare chromosome 2H, MorexV3_pseudomolecules_assembly, whole genome shotgun sequence:
TATGTTGTTCAAATCTTTGATACGCAGGAAAACTGAAGCCCAGAACAGAAGAAAAGGTGAATACAGAAAATAAGAAGCCTGAAGATGAACCTTCAATTAGACAAGTTGACCAGATAAAGATGAAGTATGGATATGCAACAAGTGATGTGAGTGCATAAAAGCGACAGTTTATCATCAAAATCATGACCTGCACATTTATGTACATAGACAGGCTGATCAACTCCGGTTGATGAGcatctacatggaatcatattACCCATGCGTAGAATAATGCACAACATAATAGACTATTTCCCCTCAAGGAAAGAAATGTGACTAGTTGATGCATTCACTTACCATTCCTTCATTGTTGATCTGAACAGGACTCAACCAGTGTTCCAAAAATGATTGGAAACAAGCTGCAAGAGAACATAAAAAAATTGGAGGTAAACATCCTTTTGCTTCCCTACTGATACTGCTCTGCGAGGGGGCCTACACATAATTAAGTTTCGAAACAAAACTTTTCTGTCATCCACTCATTCCCAATTTCCTTATGTTTTGCAAAACTTTCCAATTTCCATATGAATAGTCAGGGAAGACACTCATAAAGAACATTCTGCATAAACTGAAAGGGCATTAACATGTACAAATGTGCTTCCCGCAGGGCATTAATCTTCGGTCCGCAGATATGGCTCATGGCGCTCAATCCTTCTCATCAATGGCGAAAGAACTGCTCCGAACCACGAAGAACGAGAAGAGCTCAACGTAGCAACGGCAGCTATATCCAATTGTATAAAGTCCTCCTTTTTATGTTTGTTTGAGATGGCCAACTGCACTTGTTGTGCGGTCAGCTGTAGATAAGAGTCCTCTACACTTCTTAAAATGATTTTGTTGGTAGCAAACAAAGGATCATAAGTACCTTACACCATCAATTGTTTCACTGCACAAATTTGGATTGTTTAATACATGGGCAAACTTAACGTATTCAGGTCTGATGAAGATAATACCACGCTTCATGGTTACAAGCTGCACTATGCCAACACAACCACCAGGGGAAGCCAGCAACTAGCACCGATTTAAATTCCCGTCCAAGTAAAAAAAAAACTAATGATGTCCTGACTGCAAAATGTTACAACAGACGGCCATTGGTCAACTTGAGAAAAGCAATTGGGGACAatgttatactccctccattcctaaatataatgctttttagagattccaatgCAGACTATATGGAGCAAAAGGCAGACTATAAAGTCttttatttagaaacagagggaggtAATAAACAAAAATTTGCTGCACAAGACTCAAGAGCAAGTGCAGCACAAGTGCATCCTGCCAGAACATCTGAAGGACCATGAGAAGCAATAAGAAAGTGAAAGGAGAACACAAGACGGCCAACAATTAACAGCAAGCCAACAGCGGGCTAGTCATCAGACCAGTAGATAAAAACAAGCATAATAACGGTTTCCACATGCTGCGGAGGTCCACGAAAGATAAGCAGTCAAGGGTTTTAGGCTTTTCTTCGCTACTAGTCAAACAGAGACTCCTCCAGCATGCCGCAGACCAGGAGTACGCATCTAAACATTCTCCTCACATAACATTACATCATAAGGACATTGACATGGCAGCTAAGCCCTAAGCAGCACGCGCTGATTTGCACCACTGCTGTTCCCTCATCCACTATTTACTCCTCGTCGTCCTGCAATAAGCCAATCAAACATATGTTAGCAACAATAAGTAAAATACATTGGCACTGCAATGTATGCCACCTAAAGTGATGCATGAATTTTATATACCTCAGCATCATCCTCAACGTCAGACTTGGACTTGTCAgaaccttcttcctcctcatcagCATCGGTCTTGGCCTTCTTGGAGGTGGTGCTCTCCTGATAAAATGAAATACACCATTATTACCCCAAAACTGATATATTTGAAtgcatagtagtacaagcataacGTCACAAGATTCATGGCAGACACGGTATAATACCTTCTTCTTCACAGCCTTGCTCGCTGGTGCATCTGCCTTCTTCCCACCATACTTTGCCTTCTCCTGAACAAGACATGCATTACCAGTTTAGGATCAAACAATTCATCTTCCCTTTAAAAACAGACTGATAAAGGATAACATATTTTCTGTGTTCCCTTTGCTGACCCTGCACAGAAGTTTTTAGAAGGCCAGAACATTGTGGTATAGACTGACGGCGTTATCAGTTCGGCCTAACAGAGCACAGCTTGGGTGTTGTTTTGGTAAGTTGCAGCAAATATAATGGCACTGGACAGGTATCCACCAACACTAATTACATAAGCACTGCAAAAATCATATAAACCTCATCCATATTCCGACATACTGACACTGTAACAGAGACTCGCTGTTTTATCATATCTTGGGGCAACAGACTACAAATTAGTTGTATATTTAATGCAACGGGCACGACAACCTAGTGTTATTTTTTGGCCAGCGCCGGAGCGACTCTCCACAATATAAATTTCATAAGCAGTGCAAAAACCAGACAAACCTCATCCGACATGCTGCGCCACTTCTCCCCGGCCGCCTTGGTAAcctaaaaggaaaaataaacaagcAGCACATACACACACTTATGAGCCAGGATCCATCGAAGCGAAACCCTAGAAGCTAAACCCTAGAAATAGACTAGCAGAAGAGTGGGAGACTCACGGCAGCGACGCCCTTTGCCTCGGGGTGCTTCTCCATGTACTGCGGCCTGAACTCAGCCCTGCCGCCGAAGTTTCAACAAATATTAGAGTACGGAGACGAATAGATCTGGGAGAGGAGGCGGGGAGGGAGGGCTTACAGGAAGACGAAGAAGGGGGTCGGGGCGCGCTTCGGCTTGGTGACGCCGCCGGTGGCCGTCTTGCTCTTGCCGGAGGCCTTGAACCTGCAGCGCACCACCACGGAAGCAGCGGAACCGAAGGCCAAGTTAGTCGGTACCACAACCGAAAGACGTGAACGTTAACGGGCCAGGAAGAGGAGACTGGGGAGCAGGAGAAGGTGACTTACGCGGCGTCGCCGTTGGCCTTGGACCTCATggtggcggggcggggcggcgagcGGCTAGGGCTCTGGGGAGGGTTAGGGCTTCGGCGCGGAACTGCTGCGGATTGGGGAGCGGAGGGAATGAGACGGGGAAGGACAACGAAAGGGGGAGAATGCGACGTGTGGTGGTGGAGTGGCCTCGTGGGGATGGTGGTCACGATCGGTGGTGGAAGCCTTGGCAGTTGGCACTGGGCCGAGAAAAACTGGACCGGCTCTGCACACCTGGACCTTTTTGTTCCGAGCAGCCCGGTGCGAAATTTGCCGCTTTGAAGCGGCTTGCTGGCTcatctaaaaaaacaaaaacaaagaaaCAAACTATTCCCCTCTAGTTAGGGTTTCTCTCTCCTCTCGGCGACGGCGACGGTCACCCTCACCGTAGAGATCGACATCCCCTGCAGCTTCCCCTCCCGGCGGCTGGCTCTGGGTCGTCGGAGCGGGACGTGCTTGGGAACTCCACAACCCGCGGACCTTCTATTCGGACAAGAGATCTCATGGATAAGGGGGCCTCTGGGTCGGGCTTGGCGACAACCGATCTGGAGACCATGATGGAAGAACTGGGTTTGAACGCGGAAAACCTGCAAGACGTGCTGGTGAACGACGCGGGTCTTCATGCGGAAGCAACCAGGTGGATGGCGATCGCTAGGGTTCACACGAAAAAACCCTATAGTCAATATTGGTTCTATAGAAACATAAGGGTAGCGTGGGATCTCGCAAAAAAAGTCAAAATCCGCCTACTCGAGGATAACCTGTACACCATGCAATTCATGTGCCTCGGCGATTGGGAGCGAGACATGGAAGATGGTCCTTGGACCTACAAGGGCAAGGAAGTGATGGTGGCGCCCTATGATGGGTTCACGAGACCTTCGGCGATCACCTTGGACGAGGTTGAGATCTGGGCTCAAATCCATGATTTCCCCAAGGGATACTTCCCTCTGATCAAGTCCATGGCTGCCCCCATTAGCGAATTTGTCTTCGCTGAACCGAAGTACCAGGATTCCGAAGGTAATTTCTACGAGTCTGTGTGAAAATCAATGTTACTGATGCGCGTTTGGCAGGACCCTAGCGGGGTTGCGCCTAGCGCAATGAGTTGCCTAGTATGGAACTGTCATGGGGCTGGCAAACCTGCAATAGTCCGAGAGCTTCGAGACCTATCGAAGCaatttgcccccccccctctatAGTGTGTATGTTAGAAACTCAAATAGAGGGTTCTCATGTGGATATTTTGGTAGGCACCCTAGGGTATAATAAAAGTTTTGTTGTAAGCGGCTCTGGCAGAAGTGGAGGGTTATGAATATTCTCGAATGATGAAATAAAGTTAGAAGTTATTAGTTACTCGAAATATCACATTGATGTGCTTGTCGATGAGTTGGTAGAGATACATACCATAATTGCTTTCGTCTATGGCCAAGCACAAGCAACACCGAGACATCAAACATGGGACATGCTAAAAGGTATAGCCGGAATTGCAAATCACCCATGGATGGTTATTGGTGACTTTAATGAAGTGCTCCACGGGCATGAACATGAAGGCATTTGTGCTCGCAACCAAGCTCAAATGCATGTGTTTCGCGATGCATTGGACATTTGTGGACTTTCAgacatacttcctccgttcctaaatataagtcttttaagcgatttcactaagggtctacatacggaacaaaatgattgAAGGATATAAAGGAAATGCATGGACTTTGGAGAAAAAAGTTGCCGGAGGTACTTATACACGAGTTAGGTTGGACAGGTGCGTGGCCAACCCAGCTTGGACCTTGGCGTTTCCCCTGGTGGTGCTGGAGCATCTGAATGTCGTGACATCAGACCACGTATCGGTCCTTCTATGTTGGCACGATACCCAAGCATGCAGAAGGCCATCTCGAGCGTTCAAGCATGAgcttttttgggagagagaccCGTCGCTCACACTAGTAACACAAAATGAATGGGGCCTATCCCCACGAGATTCTGTCATCACTGTCAGGGAAAAGCTCCAGTCGTTGTATGGCGAGCTGGCTACATGGGATCCGCAACACTTTGGGAACGTTTGCAATGAAA
This window encodes:
- the LOC123427494 gene encoding DNA-binding protein MNB1B-like, giving the protein MRSKANGDAAFKASGKSKTATGGVTKPKRAPTPFFVFLAEFRPQYMEKHPEAKGVAAVTKAAGEKWRSMSDEEKAKYGGKKADAPASKAVKKKESTTSKKAKTDADEEEEGSDKSKSDVEDDAEDDEE